From the Pseudarthrobacter sp. MM222 genome, one window contains:
- a CDS encoding Crp/Fnr family transcriptional regulator, which translates to MDIEVLRRAPLFATLDDEAFRLLTDELTEVDLSRGASVFREGDQGDQLYFIVSGKVKLGRTSPDGRESLLAILGPGELFGEMALFDPSPRTATATAVSETRLAGLKNESLNALLRTRPEVSAQLLQALARRLRRTNDSLSDLVFSDVPGRVAKALLDLADRFGRPATDGVLVAHELTQEELAQLVGASRETVNKALAEFVQRGWLRLEARAVVILDMQRLRQRSR; encoded by the coding sequence ATGGACATCGAGGTATTGCGCCGCGCCCCACTTTTCGCCACGCTCGACGACGAGGCGTTCCGTCTGCTGACGGACGAACTCACCGAGGTGGACCTCTCACGCGGAGCCTCGGTATTCCGGGAAGGCGATCAGGGTGACCAGCTGTACTTCATCGTCTCCGGCAAGGTAAAGCTCGGCCGCACGTCTCCGGACGGCCGGGAATCGCTTCTGGCCATCCTCGGACCGGGCGAGCTGTTTGGCGAAATGGCATTGTTTGATCCGAGCCCCCGGACCGCCACGGCCACCGCCGTCTCAGAAACGCGCCTCGCCGGACTGAAGAACGAAAGCCTCAACGCGCTACTGCGCACACGCCCGGAAGTTTCCGCGCAGCTGCTGCAGGCCCTGGCCCGCCGCCTGCGCCGCACCAACGATTCGTTGTCCGACCTGGTCTTCTCCGATGTTCCGGGCCGCGTGGCAAAGGCCCTTCTGGACCTCGCGGACCGTTTCGGCCGCCCGGCGACCGACGGCGTCCTGGTGGCTCACGAGCTCACCCAGGAAGAGCTGGCCCAGCTGGTCGGCGCGTCCCGCGAGACCGTCAACAAGGCCCTCGCCGAATTCGTCCAGCGCGGTTGGCTGCGCCTGGAGGCCCGCGCCGTCGTCATCCTCGACATGCAGCGCCTCCGTCAGCGTTCCCGCTAA
- a CDS encoding NUDIX hydrolase: MPQLARRLFVLPADLEGAARSWLEHGERTPRAARYASSVVLLRDSPTGLETWLGYRPGSSPLGVLAFPGGSLEASDDDALGWLGPSPQHWAEQMGTDDVGLARRHVVGAIRELFEETGVLLAGPDQSSTVEGTSTPEWMRAREAVAAQERSFTEVLAKRGLSVRTDLLKPLVNWLSPDFAHRRFNTRYFAATVPMNQQPTLLASKGVWGRWVCVRKVINERDTTALGDEAGQENTVGLPLGQLLVPGSEIMLEKMAAANGCIAYLSYKRKAHVYQPKLVEEDDGRLLLEVEAAKTVAGEPQRER, translated from the coding sequence TTGCCTCAGTTAGCCCGACGACTTTTCGTTCTACCCGCCGATCTCGAAGGGGCGGCACGCAGTTGGCTGGAACACGGCGAACGGACGCCGCGCGCCGCCCGGTACGCGTCGTCGGTGGTCCTTCTCCGGGATTCCCCGACGGGTCTGGAGACCTGGCTGGGTTACCGTCCGGGGTCTTCGCCGCTGGGTGTGCTCGCCTTCCCGGGCGGCTCCCTGGAGGCGTCCGACGACGACGCTCTCGGCTGGCTGGGCCCGTCGCCCCAGCATTGGGCTGAGCAGATGGGCACGGACGACGTCGGGCTGGCGCGCCGCCACGTGGTGGGCGCCATCCGTGAACTGTTCGAGGAGACCGGCGTCCTGCTGGCCGGCCCGGACCAGTCCAGTACCGTGGAGGGCACGTCCACCCCGGAGTGGATGCGCGCCCGGGAAGCCGTGGCCGCGCAGGAGAGGTCGTTCACCGAAGTGCTGGCCAAACGCGGGCTGTCGGTGCGGACGGACCTGCTGAAGCCGCTGGTCAATTGGCTCAGCCCAGATTTTGCGCACCGACGGTTCAACACCCGCTATTTCGCGGCCACGGTGCCGATGAACCAGCAACCAACGCTGCTGGCCAGCAAGGGCGTCTGGGGCCGGTGGGTCTGCGTCCGGAAGGTCATCAACGAGCGGGACACCACGGCACTTGGCGACGAGGCGGGCCAGGAGAACACCGTCGGGCTGCCACTGGGCCAGCTGCTGGTGCCAGGCTCCGAGATCATGCTCGAAAAGATGGCCGCCGCCAACGGCTGCATCGCGTACCTGAGTTACAAACGCAAAGCCCACGTCTACCAGCCCAAGCTCGTCGAGGAAGATGACGGCCGGCTCCTGCTTGAGGTGGAGGCCGCTAAAACCGTAGCGGGGGAGCCTCAGCGGGAACGCTGA
- a CDS encoding RidA family protein, whose product MSTPAAATPGSSAIPAQAENNAAGTDNAGASSAVEQRLAELGLTLPEVAAPVAAYVPAVISGNHVYTSGQLPFINGKLQGTGKVSSGTEGTSDEPTVSPEAARDYAAVCAVNALAAVKSVIGDLDRITRIVKVVGFVSSDPSFTGQPGVINGASELLGKVLGDAGQHARSAVGVAVLPLDSPVEVELIAEFA is encoded by the coding sequence ATGAGCACCCCAGCAGCGGCCACACCCGGCTCCTCGGCGATCCCGGCGCAGGCGGAAAACAACGCGGCCGGCACCGATAACGCGGGCGCGTCGTCCGCCGTCGAACAGCGACTGGCCGAGCTCGGCCTGACACTGCCGGAGGTCGCCGCTCCGGTGGCCGCCTACGTTCCCGCCGTCATCTCCGGCAATCATGTCTACACCTCCGGCCAGCTGCCGTTCATTAACGGAAAGCTCCAGGGCACAGGCAAGGTCTCCTCCGGTACGGAAGGTACCTCGGACGAGCCGACTGTTTCCCCGGAAGCCGCGCGGGACTACGCCGCCGTGTGCGCCGTGAACGCGCTGGCCGCTGTGAAGAGCGTCATCGGCGACCTGGACCGCATCACGCGGATCGTTAAAGTGGTCGGCTTTGTCTCCTCGGACCCGTCCTTCACCGGTCAGCCCGGGGTCATCAACGGCGCTTCTGAACTGCTCGGCAAGGTCCTCGGCGACGCCGGCCAGCACGCGCGTTCCGCCGTCGGCGTCGCTGTCCTGCCGCTCGACTCTCCCGTTGAGGTCGAACTGATCGCCGAATTCGCCTAG
- a CDS encoding DUF4177 domain-containing protein has protein sequence MTKWEYATIPLIIHATKQILDQWGDDGWELVQVVPGPDGNGLVAYLKREKQ, from the coding sequence ATGACGAAATGGGAGTACGCCACGATTCCGCTCATTATCCACGCTACAAAGCAGATCCTGGATCAGTGGGGCGACGACGGCTGGGAGCTTGTCCAGGTTGTCCCCGGTCCGGACGGAAACGGCTTGGTTGCCTACCTGAAGCGGGAGAAGCAGTAG
- a CDS encoding transglycosylase domain-containing protein has translation MATGKNPLFDTATTLGKILLFLGVSAICGVLVAGLLVPAAAVSGSAASGSIKFFDTLPAELQVDPPSQSTTVLAADGSVIANLYAENRTRVSLDQMSPYIKDAVIAIEDSRFYEHGGVDTTGIMRALISTARGNKQGASTITQQYVNNVINSSLEAEGKGDQVLLNGVNKGVGDKLREMKLAIALEKKFTKEQILEGYLNIVFFNRDAYGIEAASKFFFSTTAKDLTLPQAALLAGVVNSPSFYDPIANPENAKNRRDLVLGSMLSTGKIQQAEYAAAVATPVETKVTPARQGCAYSTTAPYFCDYVLHLLLNNPAYGADADERAKKVFRGGLTIKTTLDPGAQAVAQAQVDGSAGANPDKWGAALVSVQPGTGKITNMAQNTVWFPAEGKFDSQLNFSVDQYDVDGNDLNGLGGAQPGSTMKPFTFAEWLNEGKSMNTVVNGAVRKYPLNFRWRNSCGVTTGAYNTAEKGLGAAEDLQNAEENYYRSMSVLEGLYNSINTVTFASAAQLDFCGIQKTVDAVGLHSGLPARDGSGQPTRDASGKLTDPNPKINMFTTANLLGSTQTSPLTMASAFATFANDGKYCEPIAITEVTDQTGAQLPAQATNCRDALKPEVARGVNFALQEVLNRGSGSLIQPRISTRTSFPIAAKTGTSNNNGSTWVVGHTSGLATASWFGDALGSQQRAGQNVTINGKFYRGVDGYMIAGPQFSNFMSTVAPTYGTNPFPAPPSNLVTGPAPVVRPTTPATKEAAPTPTEKPEPSPSPSDKKK, from the coding sequence ATGGCGACTGGTAAGAACCCTCTATTCGACACGGCCACCACCCTCGGAAAGATCCTTCTTTTCCTCGGCGTGAGCGCCATTTGTGGTGTCCTGGTGGCGGGGCTGCTGGTCCCGGCCGCTGCCGTTTCAGGCAGCGCGGCGAGCGGGTCGATCAAATTCTTCGACACCCTTCCGGCTGAATTGCAGGTGGATCCACCTAGCCAGTCGACGACCGTGCTGGCGGCGGACGGCAGCGTCATCGCCAACCTCTACGCCGAGAACCGCACCCGGGTATCCCTGGACCAGATGTCGCCATACATCAAGGACGCGGTGATCGCCATTGAGGACAGCCGCTTCTACGAGCACGGCGGCGTGGACACCACCGGCATCATGCGGGCCCTCATCAGCACCGCCCGCGGCAACAAGCAGGGCGCGTCGACCATCACGCAGCAGTACGTCAACAACGTCATAAACTCTTCGCTCGAGGCCGAGGGCAAGGGCGACCAGGTCCTCCTGAACGGCGTCAACAAGGGTGTCGGAGACAAACTCCGCGAGATGAAGCTCGCCATCGCGCTGGAAAAGAAGTTCACCAAGGAACAGATCCTTGAGGGCTACCTGAACATCGTGTTCTTCAACCGTGACGCTTACGGGATTGAAGCCGCCTCCAAGTTCTTCTTCAGCACCACCGCCAAGGACCTGACGCTGCCGCAGGCCGCGCTGCTGGCCGGCGTCGTGAACAGCCCGTCCTTCTACGACCCCATCGCCAATCCGGAAAACGCGAAGAACCGCCGCGACCTCGTGCTCGGGTCGATGCTCAGCACCGGAAAGATCCAGCAGGCGGAGTACGCCGCCGCCGTCGCCACCCCGGTGGAAACCAAGGTCACCCCGGCGCGGCAGGGCTGCGCCTACTCCACCACGGCACCGTATTTCTGTGACTACGTGCTTCACCTGCTGCTGAACAACCCGGCGTACGGCGCCGACGCCGACGAGCGGGCGAAAAAAGTCTTCCGCGGCGGCCTGACCATCAAGACCACGCTCGACCCGGGCGCCCAGGCTGTGGCGCAGGCCCAGGTGGACGGGTCTGCCGGCGCCAATCCGGACAAGTGGGGCGCGGCGCTCGTCTCCGTCCAGCCCGGCACCGGCAAGATCACCAACATGGCCCAAAACACGGTGTGGTTCCCCGCCGAGGGCAAGTTCGATTCCCAGCTGAACTTCAGCGTCGACCAGTATGACGTCGACGGCAATGACCTGAACGGCCTCGGCGGTGCGCAGCCGGGCTCGACCATGAAGCCGTTCACGTTTGCCGAATGGCTGAACGAGGGCAAGTCGATGAACACCGTGGTCAACGGTGCCGTGCGCAAGTACCCGTTGAACTTCCGGTGGCGGAACTCCTGCGGCGTGACCACCGGCGCCTACAACACCGCCGAGAAGGGTCTCGGTGCCGCCGAGGACCTGCAGAACGCCGAGGAGAACTACTACCGCTCCATGAGCGTGCTGGAGGGGCTCTACAACTCCATCAACACGGTCACGTTCGCCTCGGCCGCTCAGCTGGACTTCTGTGGCATCCAGAAGACCGTCGACGCCGTGGGTCTCCACTCGGGCTTGCCGGCCCGGGACGGCTCCGGCCAGCCGACACGCGATGCCTCGGGCAAGCTCACGGACCCCAATCCGAAGATCAACATGTTCACCACAGCCAACCTGCTGGGCTCCACACAGACGTCGCCGCTGACCATGGCCAGCGCCTTCGCCACCTTCGCCAACGACGGCAAGTACTGCGAGCCGATCGCCATCACCGAGGTGACGGACCAGACCGGCGCGCAGCTTCCGGCCCAGGCGACGAACTGCCGCGACGCGCTCAAGCCCGAGGTGGCCCGCGGCGTGAACTTCGCCCTGCAAGAAGTCCTCAACCGGGGTTCCGGTTCCTTGATCCAGCCCCGGATCTCCACCCGTACCTCCTTCCCGATCGCGGCCAAGACCGGTACCTCGAACAACAACGGCTCCACCTGGGTGGTCGGCCACACCAGCGGACTGGCGACGGCATCGTGGTTCGGTGATGCCCTGGGATCGCAGCAGCGGGCGGGCCAGAACGTCACCATCAACGGCAAGTTCTACCGGGGGGTCGACGGTTACATGATCGCCGGTCCGCAGTTCTCGAACTTCATGTCTACGGTGGCCCCGACGTACGGAACGAATCCGTTCCCCGCCCCGCCGTCCAACCTGGTCACCGGCCCGGCACCGGTCGTGCGCCCCACCACCCCGGCGACTAAGGAGGCGGCACCCACGCCCACCGAGAAACCGGAGCCGTCACCGAGCCCCAGCGACAAGAAGAAGTAG
- a CDS encoding metallophosphoesterase, translating to MAGGTTLAGRVQGIGRGFAVTAAFGAATGAAAACYGLWEKNQFVLREESLAILPPGQSPIRVLHLSDIHFVPGQRRKAGWLASLADLKPDLVVNTGDNLSHVKAVEPLLQALQPLMEFPGVFVPGSNDYFGPQLKNPASYLRGPSGERQNPVELDWPRLRSGFGMGGWVDLTNRSQSMVIRGLRVDFSGVDDPHLGLERYAGWPRGTKGQDASAHLRVAVAHAPYQRVLDHFTEDGADLLFAGHTHGGQICLPGYGALVSNCDLPTWRAKGLNDWQSNGRTTPVNVSGGIGTSRFAPVRIACRPEAVLLTLTPRP from the coding sequence GTGGCCGGGGGAACCACGCTGGCAGGCCGCGTCCAGGGCATCGGGCGCGGCTTTGCCGTGACCGCGGCGTTCGGCGCCGCCACGGGTGCCGCCGCAGCCTGTTACGGGCTGTGGGAGAAGAACCAGTTCGTCCTGCGCGAGGAATCCCTGGCCATTCTCCCGCCGGGCCAGAGTCCGATTCGGGTGCTGCACCTCAGCGATATCCACTTCGTGCCGGGCCAACGCCGGAAGGCCGGGTGGCTCGCCTCGCTGGCGGATCTGAAGCCCGATCTCGTCGTCAACACCGGGGACAACCTTAGCCACGTCAAGGCGGTGGAACCCCTGCTGCAGGCGCTGCAGCCCCTGATGGAGTTTCCGGGCGTCTTTGTGCCCGGGTCCAACGACTACTTCGGCCCGCAACTCAAGAACCCCGCTTCCTACCTGCGCGGGCCGTCCGGTGAGCGCCAGAACCCGGTCGAGCTGGACTGGCCGCGGCTGCGCTCCGGCTTCGGAATGGGCGGCTGGGTGGACCTCACCAACCGGTCCCAGTCCATGGTCATCAGGGGCCTGCGCGTCGATTTCTCCGGCGTGGACGATCCGCACCTGGGCCTCGAGCGCTACGCGGGCTGGCCGCGCGGCACCAAGGGCCAAGACGCCTCAGCGCACCTGCGCGTCGCCGTCGCCCACGCCCCGTATCAGCGCGTCCTGGACCACTTCACCGAGGACGGGGCGGACCTGCTGTTCGCCGGCCACACGCACGGCGGACAGATCTGCCTGCCGGGCTACGGCGCCCTGGTGTCCAACTGTGACCTCCCCACCTGGCGTGCCAAGGGTCTGAACGACTGGCAGAGCAATGGACGCACGACGCCGGTCAACGTCTCCGGCGGCATCGGCACCTCCCGCTTCGCACCGGTCCGCATCGCCTGCCGGCCCGAGGCCGTGCTCCTCACCCTCACGCCCCGCCCCTAA
- a CDS encoding ABC transporter ATP-binding protein translates to MAKQTPFFSSISRLYPHIRPILPRLVLGLLCALLASVVALTIPQVLRVLVNESLRPGGSTDAVWIASLVILGLGVAEAGLVALRRQFVINPATTVETRMRVSLYGQLQDLTVSFHDRWGSGQLLSRAMTDLNFLRRWMAFGAIMLVVTTLTVTIGVVVMFSMSWQLALIFLAAAVPIMIYGFRFRTHYSKVARRSQDQAGDLATTVEESVHGIRVLKAFGRSREALENFNEQAEELRQTEIAKAKHLAVFSLVVTLLPELALGAGLVVGVLLASTGELSIGALVAFFATAAVIAAPVEFCGMLLAMALTAKTAIDRHFEVMDSVNTITSPQDPRRPAELQGALSFRNAAFAFEDAADKPILKDISLDIHPGETMALVGITGSGKSALLQLVPRLFEVTSGSITIDGVDLREFSVEELRTVVAVAFEDTTLFSSSVRDNVLLGAPGTASEAHREEALEEALDVAQAHFAYSLPRGLDTLIGEEGLSLSGGQRQRIALARAIAARPKVLVLDDPLSALDVNTEELVEHRLREVLADTTTLIVAHRPSTVALADRVALLEDGRITAVGTHAELLAQNTHYRYVIASLDPEPRDLDSELSDLDAEEVSR, encoded by the coding sequence ATGGCCAAGCAGACTCCGTTTTTCTCCTCCATCAGCCGTCTCTACCCCCACATCAGACCCATCTTGCCGCGCCTTGTCCTAGGCCTCCTCTGCGCGCTGCTGGCCAGCGTAGTGGCCCTGACGATCCCGCAGGTGCTCCGGGTCCTGGTCAATGAATCCCTCCGCCCGGGCGGGAGCACGGACGCGGTCTGGATCGCCTCCCTCGTGATCCTGGGCCTGGGGGTCGCCGAGGCGGGCCTTGTAGCGCTGCGGCGGCAGTTCGTGATCAATCCGGCCACCACGGTCGAGACCCGGATGCGGGTGTCCCTCTATGGCCAGCTCCAGGACCTCACGGTGTCCTTCCATGACCGCTGGGGATCTGGACAACTGCTCTCCCGCGCCATGACCGACCTGAACTTCCTGCGCCGCTGGATGGCCTTCGGCGCAATTATGCTCGTGGTCACCACCCTGACCGTCACGATCGGCGTCGTCGTGATGTTCTCGATGAGCTGGCAGCTGGCCCTGATCTTCCTGGCCGCCGCGGTGCCGATCATGATCTATGGCTTCCGCTTCCGCACCCACTACAGCAAGGTGGCCCGCCGCAGCCAGGACCAGGCCGGGGACCTCGCCACCACGGTCGAGGAGTCCGTGCACGGCATTCGTGTGCTCAAGGCCTTCGGCCGCAGCCGGGAGGCGCTGGAGAACTTCAATGAACAGGCCGAGGAGCTCCGCCAGACCGAGATCGCCAAGGCCAAGCACCTGGCCGTCTTCAGCCTGGTGGTCACCCTGCTGCCCGAACTGGCCCTCGGCGCCGGGCTCGTCGTCGGCGTGCTGCTGGCATCCACCGGGGAACTCAGCATCGGTGCGCTCGTGGCGTTCTTCGCCACCGCCGCCGTGATCGCGGCTCCGGTGGAGTTCTGCGGCATGCTGCTGGCCATGGCGCTGACGGCAAAGACCGCCATAGACCGCCATTTCGAGGTCATGGATTCGGTCAACACCATCACCAGCCCCCAGGACCCCCGCCGCCCCGCCGAGCTCCAGGGCGCCCTAAGCTTCCGCAACGCTGCCTTCGCCTTCGAGGACGCCGCCGACAAGCCGATTCTCAAGGACATCAGCCTGGACATCCACCCGGGCGAGACCATGGCGCTCGTCGGCATCACGGGCAGCGGCAAGAGCGCCCTGCTCCAGCTGGTCCCCCGGCTCTTCGAGGTCACGTCCGGCTCCATCACGATCGACGGCGTGGACCTGCGCGAATTCAGCGTGGAGGAACTGCGGACCGTCGTCGCCGTGGCCTTCGAGGACACCACCCTGTTTTCCAGTTCGGTCCGGGACAACGTGCTGCTCGGTGCCCCCGGCACCGCTTCCGAAGCGCACCGCGAGGAGGCCCTCGAGGAGGCGCTCGACGTCGCCCAGGCCCACTTCGCCTATTCCCTCCCCCGCGGGCTGGACACACTAATCGGCGAGGAGGGGCTCAGCCTTTCCGGCGGCCAGCGCCAGCGCATCGCCCTGGCCCGCGCCATCGCCGCCCGGCCGAAGGTGCTGGTCCTCGACGACCCGCTCTCTGCCCTGGACGTCAACACGGAGGAACTCGTCGAGCACCGGCTGCGGGAGGTCCTCGCGGACACGACCACGCTGATCGTCGCCCATCGCCCGTCCACGGTGGCGCTGGCGGACCGGGTGGCGCTGCTCGAGGACGGCCGAATCACCGCCGTCGGCACCCACGCCGAACTGCTGGCGCAGAACACCCATTACCGCTACGTCATCGCCAGCCTCGACCCCGAACCGCGGGACCTCGACTCCGAACTGTCAGACCTCGACGCCGAGGAGGTTTCCCGATGA
- a CDS encoding ABC transporter ATP-binding protein, producing the protein MSAATFGTANEDNAHLSKSESKTVRRRSLALLGSLIRPVRRRFWLTIAAVVLSQAARVAGPALIAFGIDRALPALRAGDNLPLVLTGAAYLAAAVATAGLTALYVTSTARLSQGMLLDLRVRVFRHTQRLSLEFHEKYTSGRIIARQTSDLEALRELLDSGVSSLASGMLFMMFTAATVFALDWRSGLLVLAAGVPMYFLARWYQKHSQIAFRESRVVSARLIVHFVETMTGIRAVKAFRKERENTVRYTELAEDYRKVTVRSINLNGIFQPGLVLIGNVCVAVVLLFGGFRVLSGDLAVGVLLALILSTKRFFQPVDQMAMFYNSFQSAQAALEKVSGLLEEVPTVRPPKNPVALHDAKGSIEFRGVEFRYGNGPVIIPTMDLHIPAGQTVALVGQTGAGKSTLAKLIARFYDVSSGSLLLDSVDLRQLTTADLRRNVVMVTQEAFLFSGSVADNIALGRPEASRQEIEDAARAVGAHEFIEELPEGYDTDVNKRGGRVSAGQRQLISFARAFLARPAVLILDEATSSLDIPSERLVQNGLARLLQGIGSDAGRTALIIAHRLSTVETADRVLVVHDGRVVEDGTPEQLIGGGGRFAQLHGAWKDSLV; encoded by the coding sequence ATGAGCGCCGCCACCTTCGGCACCGCCAACGAGGACAACGCACACCTGTCCAAGAGCGAGAGCAAGACCGTCCGGCGGCGCTCACTGGCCCTGCTGGGCTCCCTGATCCGCCCGGTCCGGCGCCGCTTCTGGCTGACCATCGCAGCGGTGGTGCTCTCCCAGGCCGCACGCGTGGCCGGACCTGCCCTGATCGCGTTCGGCATCGACCGGGCCCTGCCGGCCCTGCGCGCCGGCGACAATCTCCCGCTGGTGCTCACCGGCGCCGCCTACCTCGCCGCCGCCGTCGCGACGGCGGGGCTCACCGCCCTGTACGTGACCTCGACGGCGAGACTCAGCCAGGGGATGCTGCTGGACCTGCGCGTCCGGGTGTTCCGCCATACCCAGCGGCTTAGCCTGGAGTTCCACGAAAAATACACCTCCGGACGCATCATCGCCCGGCAGACCTCGGACCTTGAGGCACTCCGCGAATTGCTGGACTCGGGGGTAAGTTCGCTCGCGTCCGGGATGCTGTTCATGATGTTTACGGCCGCCACGGTGTTCGCGCTGGACTGGCGCAGCGGGCTGCTGGTGCTGGCGGCGGGCGTGCCGATGTATTTCCTGGCCCGCTGGTACCAGAAGCACTCCCAGATCGCGTTCCGCGAGTCACGCGTGGTCTCCGCCCGGCTGATTGTGCACTTCGTGGAGACCATGACCGGCATCCGCGCGGTCAAGGCCTTCCGCAAGGAACGCGAAAACACCGTCCGCTACACCGAGCTCGCCGAGGACTACCGCAAGGTCACCGTCCGCTCGATCAACCTCAACGGCATCTTCCAGCCCGGCCTGGTGCTGATCGGGAACGTCTGCGTCGCCGTCGTGCTGCTCTTCGGCGGCTTCCGGGTGCTGAGCGGCGACCTCGCCGTCGGCGTGCTGCTGGCCCTGATCCTGTCCACCAAACGTTTCTTCCAGCCGGTCGACCAGATGGCCATGTTCTACAACTCCTTCCAGAGCGCCCAGGCCGCCCTCGAAAAGGTCTCCGGGCTGCTCGAGGAAGTCCCCACCGTCCGCCCGCCCAAGAACCCGGTGGCCCTGCACGATGCGAAGGGCAGCATCGAGTTCCGCGGCGTCGAATTCCGTTACGGGAATGGTCCGGTGATCATCCCGACCATGGACCTGCACATCCCCGCCGGCCAAACCGTGGCCCTGGTGGGCCAGACCGGAGCCGGGAAATCGACGCTCGCCAAACTGATTGCCCGGTTTTACGACGTCTCCTCCGGGTCCCTGCTGCTCGACAGCGTGGACCTGCGCCAGCTCACGACGGCGGATCTGCGGCGCAACGTTGTCATGGTCACCCAGGAGGCGTTCCTGTTCAGCGGCTCCGTGGCGGACAACATCGCCCTGGGCCGCCCCGAGGCGTCGCGGCAGGAGATCGAGGATGCCGCCAGGGCGGTGGGTGCCCACGAGTTCATCGAGGAACTCCCGGAGGGCTATGACACGGACGTCAACAAGCGCGGCGGCCGCGTCTCGGCCGGCCAGCGACAGCTGATCAGCTTCGCCCGGGCCTTCCTCGCGCGTCCGGCCGTGCTGATCCTCGACGAGGCGACGTCCTCGCTGGACATCCCGTCCGAACGGCTCGTTCAGAACGGCCTCGCCCGGCTCCTGCAGGGCATCGGCAGCGACGCCGGCCGGACCGCACTTATCATCGCGCACCGCCTGTCCACGGTCGAGACCGCAGACCGGGTGCTGGTAGTGCACGACGGTCGCGTCGTCGAGGACGGCACCCCGGAGCAACTGATCGGCGGCGGAGGGCGCTTTGCCCAGCTGCACGGAGCCTGGAAAGACTCGCTGGTCTGA
- a CDS encoding helix-turn-helix domain-containing protein: protein MGNGFGEKLRAERLDRGLTQAELGRDLYSPSYISLLETGRREPTADVIEELARRLELAPKALEAWSQPVSVSDAEYVLAGLYARQAWDLRDYPLAATHAAAAAQIALEAKNTSAWWNMTYMQAECLMKQGELKECQNLVQRLLDHPMAAESAGLGVRARQMLAAVCHGRGELAVAVAHAQEAVRLCADLPKGSTLIIGALRALIGALAESGRLDEAWQYCQDMNAQMDDHSMTQLAGEVAWVIGNVAFMRHDYAEGIKYHERAAQMLSPANDIDLWARFNKASAAVRLSSGIVEPETLTSIERAELALSIVGGNRTDQLEVAFIRARWLYLTGDIVAAVQKLREIHAEHDALARHIAGEVALLLGKALKAAGESDEALIYLDEAQQEFSAAGASDRVQQALDAVLEIRLAKRRAEAAASASTSPKS, encoded by the coding sequence GTGGGGAACGGATTTGGGGAGAAGCTCCGCGCGGAACGGCTGGATCGGGGACTCACGCAGGCGGAACTGGGCCGGGATTTGTACTCGCCCAGCTATATCTCTCTGCTCGAAACCGGACGCCGCGAACCGACCGCTGATGTCATCGAAGAGCTTGCCCGCCGCCTCGAACTTGCTCCCAAGGCCCTGGAGGCCTGGAGCCAACCGGTCTCCGTCAGCGACGCCGAGTACGTGCTGGCCGGGCTGTATGCCCGGCAGGCCTGGGACCTGAGGGACTACCCGCTGGCGGCCACCCACGCCGCCGCAGCGGCCCAGATCGCACTCGAGGCCAAGAACACCAGCGCCTGGTGGAACATGACCTACATGCAGGCGGAATGCCTCATGAAGCAAGGCGAGCTCAAGGAATGCCAGAACCTCGTGCAGCGGCTGCTGGACCACCCCATGGCGGCCGAATCGGCCGGCCTGGGCGTCCGGGCCCGGCAGATGCTGGCTGCCGTCTGCCACGGGCGCGGGGAACTTGCAGTCGCCGTCGCGCACGCCCAGGAAGCGGTGCGGCTGTGCGCGGACCTGCCCAAGGGATCCACCCTCATCATCGGGGCGCTTCGGGCGCTGATCGGGGCGCTGGCCGAAAGCGGGCGGCTGGACGAGGCCTGGCAGTACTGTCAGGACATGAACGCGCAGATGGACGATCATTCGATGACCCAGCTCGCCGGCGAAGTCGCCTGGGTAATCGGGAACGTCGCTTTTATGCGGCACGACTACGCGGAAGGGATCAAGTACCACGAGCGCGCCGCGCAGATGCTCTCCCCCGCGAACGATATCGATCTGTGGGCGCGCTTCAACAAGGCGTCCGCCGCCGTGAGATTGTCCTCGGGCATTGTGGAACCGGAGACGCTGACCTCGATCGAACGCGCCGAGCTGGCGCTTTCCATTGTCGGCGGCAACAGGACGGACCAGCTTGAAGTGGCCTTCATCCGGGCCCGCTGGCTCTACCTGACCGGGGACATTGTCGCGGCAGTCCAGAAGCTGCGCGAGATCCACGCCGAACACGATGCCCTGGCCCGGCACATCGCCGGCGAGGTGGCTCTCCTGCTCGGCAAGGCGCTCAAGGCCGCCGGCGAATCCGATGAGGCCCTGATCTACCTCGACGAGGCGCAGCAGGAGTTCAGCGCAGCCGGAGCCTCGGACCGGGTCCAGCAGGCCCTGGACGCGGTGCTCGAGATCCGGCTGGCGAAGCGCCGTGCCGAGGCGGCCGCCTCGGCGAGCACTTCGCCGAAAAGCTAG